One Lytechinus variegatus isolate NC3 chromosome 14, Lvar_3.0, whole genome shotgun sequence genomic region harbors:
- the LOC121427825 gene encoding tripartite motif-containing protein 2-like — MQAKVQINILNDLYIFFFIVLYLAVSIMADTLKNVISQSTECPVCLSTFTDPKILSCSHTFCKTCLDNLLECHGNYQIRCPVCRAVTQVPNQDVSKLQVNLALKNLIEDMKCHPQICMSCKSDDKSSAAVYCQDCGKYLCTTCLNTHSQWGDFIDHEVIAMSEISSGKVTIRRYRKCRKHPKEDEECFCSNCRRFTCFKCVVMEHKDEAKHQVIEAAAYENRHRESIEDIKSKVDEKQACFQKYLDFIDEQRKLVGNAKKGCIADINNAYDDAVRQLTERRDILLGEVKEKTEGVEKELEEMKTSAQKYINQLTTVADMVTNRTKIPFDMDTLAAHDTLCEEIREAFDQEDPDYEKPRKSSKKGKRVGFERHVRKDELDLGKIVHAVVQNIALPTKNSMSAMVSTPDGRMAVGCWTCGINIFSSDGEFQQTALKDVKIYDVGFLSDGRCIVIDYANDITLYTPEYVKLNVMFESLGVDEGGFPNLTVGGDDLIYVSYRKAQKILVFSAEGGQAVREIPCTGYTPAQITSYDDSLLVNSVNTLRLIDKEGVVQHTLTKPGSYIYAAVSQGNLILVATVKHEEGLVSIDEYTNELTPIRNLVNEYKIAKPGRNWYYLQQYRSGEIAFCTPDRLYIFHL, encoded by the coding sequence ATGCAAGCTAAAGTACAAATTAACATActcaatgatttgtatatatttttctttattgtccTATATCTTGCAGTTTCCATAATGGCTGacacattaaaaaatgtcatcTCCCAGAGTACGGAGTGTCCTGTATGTCTTTCTACCTTCACTGATCCCAAGATCCTGTCATGTTCTCACACTTTCTGCAAGACCTGTCTGGACAACCTCTTGGAGTGCCATGGCAATTACCAAATCCGATGCCCTGTCTGCAGAGCTGTAACCCAGGTCCCAAACCAAGATGTCAGCAAACTACAGGTAAATCTTGCTTTGAAGAATCTAATAGAGGACATGAAGTGTCATCCTCAGATTTGCATGAGTTGTAAATCCGATGACAAGTCCAGTGCTGCTGTCTACTGCCAAGACTGTGGCAAGTATCTCTGCACCACTTGCCTTAACACCCACTCTCAATGGGGTGACTTCATTGATCATGAAGTCATAGCCATGAGTGAGATCTCATCAGGGAAGGTGACGATACGTAGATACCGGAAATGCAGGAAACACCCGAAAGAAGACGAGGAGTGCTTCTGTTCCAACTGCAGGAGATTCACATGCTTCAAGTGTGTTGTCATGGAACATAAAGACGAAGCTAAGCACCAGGTCATAGAGGCAGCTGCTTATGAGAACAGACACAGGGAGAGCATCGAAGACATAAAATCAAAGGTGGATGAGAAGCAAGCATGCTTCCAGAAGTACTTAGATTTCATCGATGAACAGAGGAAACTTGTTGGCAATGCTAAGAAAGGGTGTATAGCTGATATCAACAATGCTTACGATGATGCAGTCCGGCAGCTGACAGAGAGAAGAGACATCCTGCTTGGAGAAGTTAAGGAAAAGACTGAAGGAGTCGAGAAAGAACTGGAAGAGATGAAGACATCGGCTCAGAAGTACATCAATCAGTTGACGACCGTTGCTGACATGGTAACCAATAGAACAAAGATACCGTTCGATATGGATACTTTGGCTGCACACGACACTCTCTGTGAGGAGATACGAGAGGCCTTTGATCAAGAGGATCCTGACTACGAGAAGCCCAGGAAATCAAGCAAGAAAGGAAAACGTGTCGGTTTTGAGAGACACGTTCGAAAGGACGAGTTAGATCTCGGTAAGATTGTTCACGCAGTTGTACAGAACATCGCTTTGCCTACTAAGAACAGCATGAGTGCCATGGTTAGTACTCCAGATGGCAGGATGGCAGTAGGGTGCTGGACATGTGGCATAAACATTTTCTCTTCAGACGGCGAATTCCAACAGACAGCTCTCAAAGATGTCAAGATATATGACGTAGGGTTCCTCTCTGACGGTCGATGTATTGTGATCGATTATGCAAACGATATCACACTCTACACACCAGAATACGTAAAACTGAATGTAATGTTTGAGTCTTTGGGTGTAGATGAAGGCGGGTTTCCTAATCTCactgttggtggtgatgatctGATCTACGTGAGCTACAGAAAAGCCCAAAAGATCCTTGTATTTTCAGCAGAAGGTGGGCAAGCAGTCAGGGAGATACCATGCACTGGATATACGCCAGCGCAAATCACTAGTTACGATGACTCTCTTCTCGTTAACTCAGTGAATACTTTACGATTGATAGACAAAGAAGGTGTTGTACAACATACATTAACCAAACCTGGTAGTTACATTTATGCTGCTGTATCTCAAGGTAATCTCATCCTGGTAGCCACGGTGAAGCATGAAGAAGGGTTAGTGAGTATTGACGAGTATACAAATGAGCTTACACCCATACGAAACCTTGTTAATGAGTACAAGATTGCAAAGCCTGGTAGAAATTGGTATTATCTCCAGCAATACCGATCAGGCGAGATCGCTTTCTGCACCCCGGATAGACTCTATATATTCCACTTATAA